One Alphaproteobacteria bacterium genomic window carries:
- a CDS encoding cupin domain-containing protein: protein MQERNWDFFHSKASEATWTPGLREIFEYRDLGYKDATKGDYVAHIVRANGKEMSDEVQEWHRHICDFQFVYVLDGWAEFEYAGHGVHRIEKGDCIQQTPLIPHREIACSKDFAVLEIVSPANFKTEIVDAPEASEAAD from the coding sequence ATGCAAGAGAGAAACTGGGATTTCTTCCACAGCAAGGCATCGGAAGCGACCTGGACGCCGGGTCTGCGGGAGATATTCGAATATCGCGACCTTGGCTACAAGGACGCCACCAAGGGCGACTACGTGGCCCATATCGTGCGCGCCAACGGCAAGGAAATGTCGGACGAGGTCCAGGAATGGCACCGCCATATCTGTGATTTCCAGTTCGTCTACGTGCTCGATGGATGGGCGGAATTCGAATATGCCGGCCATGGCGTGCACCGGATCGAAAAAGGCGACTGCATCCAGCAGACCCCGCTGATTCCGCACCGGGAAATTGCCTGCTCGAAGGATTTCGCGGTTCTCGAAATCGTCTCGCCGGCGAATTTCAAAACCGAAATCGTCGACGCGCCGGAAGCCAGCGAAGCCGCCGATTAG
- a CDS encoding alpha-hydroxy acid oxidase, whose protein sequence is MSDITDDPNAADSEFYTLHEIVARAQKNLPRDQWDYLVGATETETTLRRNRQALDTIAFKPRVCRNVLDVDVSGSLLGQKMRIPVLLAPIGSLESFHPGGGATSGQAAEAFDIVHMLSSRCAPGLEETAAAADNKRIFQLYVRGDAAFEDDHVKRAIDNGYYAFAITVDSSHYSRRERDLANRFAKPWRVSATGMEYQALYTWDNVKRFKDKHDVPLILKGIGTAEDAALCVEHGVDGVYVSNHGGRQLDHGRGSTTVLPEVVKAVAGKAAVIVDGGYYRGTDIVKAIALGADAVGIGRMQGYGLAAGGKDGLVRVLQLLEEEMRLAMGLLGVTSLDQLDSSYLETAAPVSEAHVSSGFPLVELQINRY, encoded by the coding sequence GTGAGCGATATAACAGACGACCCGAACGCCGCCGACAGCGAGTTCTACACATTGCACGAAATCGTCGCCAGGGCGCAGAAGAACCTGCCGCGCGACCAGTGGGACTACCTTGTCGGCGCGACGGAAACCGAAACCACCCTGCGGCGCAACCGCCAGGCGCTGGACACCATCGCGTTCAAGCCGCGGGTCTGCCGCAACGTGCTGGATGTCGATGTTTCCGGATCCCTGCTGGGCCAGAAAATGCGGATACCGGTGCTTCTGGCGCCGATTGGTTCGCTGGAATCCTTCCATCCGGGCGGCGGCGCCACATCGGGCCAGGCGGCGGAGGCATTCGACATCGTCCACATGCTCAGTTCGCGCTGCGCGCCGGGGCTGGAGGAAACCGCCGCCGCAGCCGACAACAAGCGCATCTTCCAGCTCTATGTCCGGGGCGACGCGGCGTTCGAGGATGACCACGTCAAGCGCGCCATCGACAATGGCTACTACGCCTTCGCGATCACGGTCGATTCGTCCCATTACAGCCGCCGCGAGCGCGATCTCGCGAACCGCTTCGCCAAGCCCTGGCGGGTCAGCGCGACGGGCATGGAGTACCAGGCGCTCTATACCTGGGACAACGTCAAGCGCTTCAAGGACAAGCATGACGTCCCGCTGATCCTGAAGGGTATCGGCACGGCGGAAGACGCCGCCCTGTGCGTCGAACACGGCGTCGACGGGGTCTATGTCTCCAATCATGGCGGGCGGCAGCTCGACCACGGGCGCGGCTCCACCACCGTCCTGCCCGAAGTCGTCAAGGCCGTCGCCGGCAAGGCGGCCGTCATCGTCGATGGCGGCTACTATCGCGGCACCGATATCGTGAAGGCGATCGCGCTTGGCGCGGATGCCGTCGGGATCGGCCGCATGCAGGGCTACGGCCTCGCCGCCGGCGGCAAGGACGGGCTGGTGCGGGTCCTGCAACTGCTGGAAGAGGAAATGCGGCTGGCGATGGGTCTGCTCGGCGTCACCAGCCTCGACCAGCTCGACAGCAGTTATCTGGAAACCGCGGCGCCGGTCAGCGAGGCGCATGTTTCCAGCGGCTTCCCGCTGGTCGAACTGCAGATCAACCGTTATTGA
- a CDS encoding thiamine phosphate synthase — protein sequence MAAPSLLVITDRQNTSLPFDEILVQVLDAGCRWIMVREKNLATAELCPLIETIQEAAGSYGATISINGDYTAASIRGVRAVHLPQGHPVSAIRRVMGAQTLIGVSAHSVAEAMQAVAEGANYVTASPVHETQSKPGYGPALEIDGLSEIVASVRAPVLALGGITVDNAAACILAGAAGVAVMGSVMRSKTPGRVVSDLIAALATQAP from the coding sequence ATGGCCGCGCCGTCACTTCTCGTCATAACCGACCGGCAGAACACGAGCCTGCCCTTCGACGAAATTCTGGTGCAGGTCCTCGACGCGGGCTGCCGCTGGATCATGGTGCGGGAAAAGAATCTTGCGACGGCGGAGCTGTGCCCGCTGATCGAGACGATTCAGGAAGCCGCCGGCTCGTACGGCGCGACGATTTCGATCAACGGCGACTACACGGCGGCATCGATCCGCGGCGTTCGCGCCGTCCACCTGCCGCAGGGGCATCCGGTATCGGCCATTCGCCGGGTGATGGGGGCGCAGACCCTGATCGGCGTTTCCGCGCATTCGGTGGCGGAGGCAATGCAGGCCGTGGCCGAGGGCGCGAATTATGTCACGGCAAGTCCGGTCCACGAAACCCAAAGCAAGCCCGGTTACGGTCCCGCGCTGGAAATTGACGGGCTGTCGGAGATCGTGGCGTCGGTGCGGGCGCCTGTCCTGGCGCTGGGCGGGATTACCGTCGACAACGCGGCGGCGTGTATCCTCGCCGGCGCGGCCGGCGTTGCCGTCATGGGGTCCGTCATGCGGTCGAAAACGCCGGGGCGCGTGGTTTCGGATCTGATTGCCGCGCTTGCAACGCAGGCGCCCTGA
- a CDS encoding translocation/assembly module TamB domain-containing protein, with protein MNKVVILRRAAMAAAGLVATVLVALGGIFAVAQTDFGRGLIARQIESAASDETMTVRVTGLEGNVFGTFGVDGIAVENTAGGALAIAGLQATWNPLSLLRGVVDIERVEIRRIADSGFFDGAETAEDEAASDGPPAIPLGVRLAALRVGEIDLGSAMFGEPMQLALNGALELDSDLDGLAVDLHLARTDGATGLADIDLDYRARPARFTLQARIDEPDGGLIGRLAGLPEKTPLSIELGGEGPPEKWTGQLTAAAGTLASARADLVVAIAGPGATVSVTGVSEFAALLPEPLRGLAGPQFALQADLAFRPGEDLTLGNLTAENGHISVEGNGRYRFDGGAIEAQIGAGIRTPSGEPLRLEGVTVKTAQVDATVSGTVERPALAATLAVREFAHEAVRIATMDGDFALALLGDESSSARASLNFGGLDTGGIVPPALLGDSVALQVDSLILDNGGIPFLGAVLTTAGGATVQVDAVREQNGALDGTYTVGLPQIGEIAADYALAVNGALNAAGTFHVGAAMEQAQASAAGTLGGIASGDGWVPAVLGQSVSFDTDIAWQDDAGLTVTRADIQTALGRLSATGRISAAFDTMSVAYSAAVDDIARLSPLAGVPLAGNIRIEGTAQGAVAAPDIEARADIAGLSVDGEPVGAIAATLDAAIRDAAATAGIRLTGQVRNRRLDGNIALTAAGDDVTVSRVDITLGRNAVTGNARIGLAGLQVNGALSARLNDLSDLPLEMLAPGLVGAANAEIALRAGRTQSIDLAVTGAGIGISADDSEPLLAREIKLALHISDAFGTPGFDGTLGAVDVRAGGGVLSRADIALDGTLADLGWTASASGEFGVPVSFAAAGDTAAVGDAVTTDVQRLDGTVGEYPFALRAPARVAWQPDALSAGPLTLAFGPGQIDLTLALQPQSVEASGRIGGLPVAIAALFIPQLDLDGSISGTMTASGSRRQPVLSVNLTADGLRPRDIPQAAFAGLTIAVDVRQGDDGLRAGLELTGPEETRVSAELQTTALLSLEPPGFGGAAGQNLSGRIEASGSLTTVERIVPLGGDRLEGAVSARANIAGTLARPELQGDLRLSGGAYEGVSTGVVVQDIEGHIEFTGSEARIVTFRASDGREGQLTGSGAVAIAGAENTEGTLELDLDRFTVLHRAEAEIVTSGTIGLSGSLAAPTLGGSLTVDSAEIRIPDRLPENVAELDVIEVNLPEGEGATPAAPADPDPSEPFSVALDLSIAFPGRSFVRGRGLESEWEGRLHVGGTSADPEVSGNLNIVRGTFAFAGKTFVVQSGTVSLGDGQSLEPEINVVAEATLPDLLARVRLEGKASEPTITVSSEPPLPQEEVLARILFGQSTGQLSAVQALQLAQTAASLSGGRGANVVDRVRKALGVDVLSIETGGEDGGGATLKAGKYINDKVYLSVSQGTEPGSQQVGVEVEVLPNVSVDIGVGGSESGNVGLNWKYDY; from the coding sequence ATGAATAAGGTCGTTATCCTGCGCCGCGCGGCGATGGCCGCCGCCGGACTTGTGGCCACCGTTCTGGTTGCGCTGGGCGGCATCTTTGCTGTTGCGCAAACGGATTTCGGGCGTGGCCTGATCGCGCGCCAGATCGAATCTGCCGCATCGGACGAGACCATGACCGTCCGGGTCACAGGGCTGGAGGGCAATGTGTTCGGCACGTTCGGCGTGGACGGGATCGCGGTGGAGAACACGGCCGGCGGCGCCCTGGCGATCGCCGGCCTGCAGGCGACGTGGAATCCCCTCTCGCTGCTCCGCGGGGTGGTGGATATCGAGCGGGTGGAAATCCGGCGCATCGCCGATAGCGGCTTCTTCGACGGCGCGGAGACGGCGGAAGACGAGGCGGCGTCCGACGGTCCGCCCGCCATTCCGCTCGGCGTCCGGCTGGCGGCGCTGCGGGTCGGCGAAATCGATTTGGGCTCGGCGATGTTCGGCGAACCGATGCAGCTGGCCCTGAACGGCGCGCTCGAACTGGACAGTGATCTCGACGGCCTGGCCGTCGACCTGCACCTGGCGCGAACCGACGGCGCCACGGGTCTGGCGGATATCGACCTGGATTATCGCGCCCGCCCGGCCCGGTTCACCCTCCAGGCCCGGATCGACGAACCCGATGGCGGATTGATCGGGCGGCTTGCCGGCCTGCCGGAAAAGACGCCGCTGTCCATCGAACTGGGCGGCGAGGGCCCGCCGGAGAAATGGACAGGACAGCTCACCGCCGCCGCCGGGACGCTGGCCAGCGCCCGGGCCGATCTGGTTGTCGCCATCGCCGGTCCCGGCGCCACGGTATCGGTGACCGGCGTCTCGGAGTTTGCGGCGCTGCTGCCCGAACCACTGCGCGGCCTGGCCGGGCCGCAATTCGCGCTTCAGGCCGACCTGGCGTTCCGTCCGGGAGAGGACCTCACCCTCGGCAACCTGACAGCGGAAAACGGCCATATCTCGGTCGAGGGTAACGGCCGATACCGTTTCGACGGCGGGGCGATCGAGGCGCAGATCGGCGCCGGCATCCGGACTCCGTCGGGCGAGCCGCTCCGGTTAGAGGGTGTGACGGTGAAAACGGCGCAGGTCGACGCCACGGTGTCCGGCACCGTCGAGCGGCCGGCGCTGGCGGCGACTCTCGCCGTGCGGGAATTCGCCCATGAGGCTGTCAGGATTGCCACGATGGATGGCGATTTCGCCCTTGCGCTGCTTGGCGACGAAAGTTCCTCCGCCAGGGCCTCGCTGAACTTCGGCGGGCTGGATACGGGCGGGATCGTGCCGCCGGCGCTGCTCGGCGATTCCGTCGCGCTACAGGTCGACAGCCTGATCCTGGACAATGGCGGCATCCCCTTTCTGGGCGCGGTACTGACAACCGCAGGCGGCGCGACCGTTCAGGTCGACGCGGTGCGCGAACAGAACGGCGCGCTCGACGGCACCTATACGGTCGGGCTGCCGCAGATCGGCGAAATCGCCGCGGACTATGCGCTGGCAGTGAATGGCGCGCTCAACGCCGCCGGAACGTTTCACGTCGGTGCGGCGATGGAGCAGGCGCAGGCGAGCGCCGCCGGGACCCTGGGCGGGATCGCCTCGGGCGACGGCTGGGTGCCGGCCGTGCTGGGACAGTCCGTTTCCTTCGATACGGATATCGCCTGGCAGGACGATGCGGGGCTGACCGTGACCCGCGCGGATATCCAGACCGCGCTGGGGCGGCTCTCCGCCACCGGCCGGATAAGCGCCGCGTTCGACACGATGTCCGTGGCCTATTCGGCGGCGGTCGACGATATCGCGCGACTGTCGCCGCTCGCGGGCGTGCCGCTGGCCGGGAACATCCGGATCGAGGGCACGGCGCAGGGGGCGGTCGCGGCGCCGGACATTGAAGCGCGCGCCGATATCGCCGGTCTGAGCGTCGATGGCGAACCCGTCGGCGCCATCGCCGCGACACTCGATGCCGCGATCCGCGATGCGGCGGCGACGGCGGGCATCCGGCTCACGGGCCAGGTCCGCAACCGCAGGCTCGACGGCAATATTGCGCTCACGGCGGCAGGGGACGATGTCACGGTCAGCCGAGTCGATATCACGCTGGGCCGCAACGCCGTCACCGGCAATGCCCGCATCGGGCTGGCCGGATTGCAGGTGAATGGCGCGCTGTCCGCGCGGCTGAACGACCTGTCGGACCTGCCGCTGGAAATGCTGGCGCCGGGCCTCGTCGGGGCCGCCAATGCGGAAATCGCCCTGCGGGCGGGCCGCACCCAGAGTATAGATCTGGCGGTGACGGGCGCCGGTATCGGGATTTCCGCCGACGATTCGGAACCGCTGCTGGCACGGGAAATAAAGCTCGCGCTGCACATCAGCGATGCCTTCGGGACGCCGGGTTTCGACGGTACGCTGGGCGCCGTGGACGTCCGCGCCGGCGGCGGTGTGCTGTCGCGCGCGGATATCGCCCTGGACGGTACGCTGGCCGATCTCGGCTGGACCGCGTCCGCGTCGGGGGAATTTGGCGTTCCGGTTTCCTTCGCCGCTGCCGGCGACACGGCGGCGGTCGGTGACGCCGTGACGACGGATGTGCAGCGGCTTGACGGCACGGTGGGCGAATACCCCTTCGCGCTGCGTGCGCCCGCGCGGGTGGCGTGGCAGCCGGATGCCCTGTCCGCGGGGCCGCTGACGCTTGCATTCGGCCCCGGGCAGATCGATCTCACGTTGGCGCTGCAGCCGCAATCCGTTGAAGCCAGCGGCAGGATCGGGGGACTGCCGGTCGCCATTGCAGCGCTGTTCATCCCGCAACTGGACCTCGATGGCTCGATTTCGGGAACCATGACGGCCAGCGGCAGCCGGCGCCAGCCGGTCCTGTCCGTGAACCTGACCGCCGACGGATTGCGGCCCCGGGACATCCCCCAGGCTGCTTTCGCCGGACTGACCATTGCCGTCGATGTGCGGCAGGGCGATGACGGCCTGCGGGCCGGGCTGGAACTGACCGGTCCGGAGGAAACGCGCGTATCGGCCGAACTGCAGACCACGGCCCTGCTCTCGCTGGAGCCGCCGGGGTTTGGCGGGGCGGCGGGGCAGAACCTGTCCGGCCGTATCGAGGCGTCCGGCAGCCTGACGACGGTCGAACGCATTGTCCCGCTCGGCGGAGACCGGCTGGAGGGGGCCGTATCGGCCCGGGCGAACATTGCCGGCACGCTGGCCCGTCCCGAGTTGCAGGGCGATCTGAGACTGTCAGGGGGCGCCTATGAAGGTGTTTCAACCGGCGTCGTCGTCCAGGATATCGAAGGGCATATCGAATTTACCGGCAGCGAGGCCCGGATCGTCACGTTCCGCGCATCGGACGGCCGGGAGGGCCAGTTGACGGGGTCTGGCGCGGTCGCCATTGCCGGGGCGGAGAATACGGAAGGGACGCTGGAACTGGATCTGGACCGGTTTACGGTCCTGCACCGGGCGGAGGCCGAAATCGTCACGTCGGGCACGATCGGCCTGTCGGGATCGCTTGCCGCGCCGACCCTGGGCGGCAGCCTGACCGTCGACAGCGCGGAAATCCGTATTCCCGACCGCCTTCCGGAGAATGTCGCGGAACTGGATGTCATCGAAGTCAACCTGCCGGAAGGCGAGGGCGCGACACCGGCCGCGCCTGCCGATCCGGACCCGTCCGAGCCATTTTCCGTGGCGCTCGACCTGTCCATAGCATTTCCCGGCCGCAGTTTCGTTCGCGGGCGCGGGCTGGAATCGGAGTGGGAGGGCAGGCTTCATGTCGGCGGCACAAGCGCCGATCCGGAGGTTTCCGGGAACCTCAATATCGTGCGGGGGACCTTCGCCTTTGCCGGCAAGACCTTCGTCGTGCAATCCGGCACGGTTTCCCTTGGCGATGGGCAATCACTGGAGCCGGAAATCAACGTGGTCGCGGAAGCAACGCTCCCGGATCTGCTTGCGCGGGTGCGGCTGGAAGGCAAGGCGTCGGAACCGACCATCACCGTTTCCTCGGAACCGCCCCTGCCGCAGGAGGAAGTCCTGGCGCGGATCCTGTTCGGCCAGTCGACCGGCCAGCTGTCCGCCGTACAGGCGCTGCAGCTGGCCCAGACGGCGGCGAGTCTGTCCGGCGGACGCGGTGCGAACGTGGTGGACAGGGTCCGTAAGGCGCTCGGCGTGGATGTTCTGAGCATCGAGACGGGCGGCGAAGACGGGGGCGGTGCGACGCTGAAGGCCGGAAAGTATATTAACGACAAAGTTTACCTGTCGGTATCGCAGGGAACCGAACCGGGGTCGCAGCAGGTCGGCGTGGAAGTGGAAGTGCTGCCGAACGTTTCCGTCGATATCGGTGTCGGCGGGTCGGAAAGCGGCAATGTCGGGCTGAACTGGAAGTACGATTACTAG
- a CDS encoding autotransporter assembly complex family protein, translating to MFRTRAIIYTMHRAGLTRYCLVAVFMAALWGVAPAAGQEKHYTVTLSGIDDKALADAVRDVSQLEENKDPSAPSLRALRLRADAALERIDTLLRSRGYYGATVTYDVLRPGAEESVIALQVDTGPPYMLAAYDIVSTTPGEPRAPIDMPYETLGIDPGAPVRADQIIAADSRLLASLARQSYPLARILERRTVVDHAARAVRITVTLDMGPFARFGATSLEGLSAVEPTVLQRARAWQQGAPFDAGDIETTRARLRESGLFSSVLITHADAVDANGELPVTITVEERKHRSIGLGGSFSTTEGLLAKAFWTHRNLFGEGERLRLDAEFGEIRQGLFANYRIPDFIVNNQDAVFDARFAQEEPDGFTSVETVVVGRLERRFATFYSGSAGVGLEHSRVDETGKEEDFSFLILPLSLRYDTSDDVLDPGKGQRATLSFTPNIGILDTETAFYTTRLYDAVYLPLAEEKKLILAGWLRLGTIIGEETRDIPANRRLYGGGPGSVRGYSLNSIGPLDSQNDPIGGRSLTEFGAEIRWRAFESVGLVAFVEAGGVYDGSVPDFGEDLQWGGGVGARYLTAIGPIRLDIAMPLNGRNGVDDSFQILISLGQAF from the coding sequence TTGTTCAGGACCCGTGCCATTATCTATACCATGCACCGCGCCGGACTGACCCGGTATTGCCTCGTGGCCGTTTTCATGGCCGCGCTGTGGGGCGTCGCCCCGGCGGCCGGGCAGGAAAAACACTATACCGTGACGCTCAGCGGGATCGACGACAAGGCGCTGGCGGACGCCGTGCGCGATGTATCGCAGCTGGAGGAAAACAAGGATCCGTCCGCGCCGTCGCTGCGGGCGCTGCGGTTGCGCGCCGATGCCGCGCTGGAGCGGATCGACACGCTGCTGCGGTCGCGGGGCTATTATGGCGCGACGGTCACCTACGATGTCCTGCGGCCGGGTGCGGAGGAAAGCGTGATCGCGTTGCAGGTCGATACGGGGCCGCCCTACATGCTGGCCGCCTACGATATCGTGTCCACGACCCCCGGCGAACCTCGCGCGCCGATTGACATGCCCTATGAAACCCTTGGCATCGATCCCGGCGCTCCCGTCCGGGCGGACCAGATCATCGCCGCGGATTCCCGGCTGCTGGCGTCGCTGGCGCGCCAGAGCTACCCGCTGGCGCGTATCCTGGAACGGAGGACCGTGGTCGACCATGCCGCGCGCGCGGTCCGGATCACCGTAACGCTGGACATGGGGCCCTTTGCCCGCTTCGGCGCCACATCCCTGGAAGGGCTTTCCGCGGTCGAGCCCACCGTGCTGCAACGGGCGCGGGCATGGCAGCAGGGCGCGCCGTTCGATGCGGGGGATATCGAGACGACGCGGGCCAGGCTGCGCGAATCCGGCCTGTTTTCCAGCGTGCTGATCACCCATGCCGACGCCGTTGACGCCAATGGCGAGTTACCGGTGACGATCACGGTCGAGGAGCGCAAACACCGTTCGATCGGGCTTGGCGGGTCGTTCTCGACGACGGAGGGGCTGCTGGCCAAGGCGTTCTGGACACACCGGAACCTGTTCGGCGAAGGCGAGCGCCTGCGGCTCGATGCGGAGTTCGGGGAAATCCGGCAGGGGCTGTTCGCGAATTACCGCATCCCTGATTTCATCGTCAACAACCAGGATGCGGTCTTCGATGCGCGTTTCGCGCAGGAGGAACCGGACGGGTTCACCAGCGTGGAAACCGTGGTGGTCGGCCGGCTGGAACGGCGGTTCGCCACATTCTATTCAGGTTCGGCCGGCGTCGGGCTGGAACATTCCCGGGTCGATGAAACCGGGAAGGAGGAGGATTTTTCGTTCCTGATCCTGCCGCTGTCCCTGCGGTACGATACCTCGGACGATGTGCTGGATCCGGGCAAGGGGCAGCGGGCGACGCTTTCCTTCACCCCCAATATCGGCATCCTCGACACCGAAACGGCGTTTTACACGACCCGGCTGTACGATGCGGTCTACCTGCCGCTGGCGGAGGAAAAGAAACTGATCCTCGCCGGCTGGCTGCGGCTGGGCACCATCATCGGCGAGGAAACCCGCGACATACCCGCCAACAGGCGGCTCTATGGCGGCGGACCGGGATCCGTGCGCGGCTATTCGCTGAACAGTATCGGGCCGCTCGATTCGCAGAACGATCCCATCGGCGGCCGCTCGCTGACCGAGTTCGGCGCCGAAATCCGCTGGCGCGCCTTCGAATCGGTGGGGCTGGTCGCCTTCGTGGAAGCCGGCGGCGTGTATGACGGGTCCGTTCCCGATTTCGGCGAGGACCTGCAATGGGGCGGCGGGGTCGGCGCGCGCTACCTGACCGCAATCGGCCCGATACGCCTGGATATCGCCATGCCATTGAACGGCCGCAATGGTGTCGATGATTCGTTCCAGATACTGATCAGCCTGGGACAGGCGTTCTGA
- a CDS encoding sialate O-acetylesterase, with the protein MWKHSRLIANILILLSLCGVTGAMWAIYRAANVTFDPWLLAFAAGGVIAIGLLFSLAFNFAAKLLIAAIAFATVLAAYAGNHVLELTGRNLLHIFDATVARQQIPVAPPPADPAPVTATAQTPSPATRKPTVHFQATYDAYGQTSAVIPETESLARVSDGASILGYSFVPANNAGTIEISVQANAYAQTDNGLVVAIFQTGRAQPLKLARIALRAGERGFLETSVRVSFITRGPMTLDVRVGPSRPGTIYINGDATGKQTVPRLPGLTITETPDAAAGTGNPSGPAIVDAAILPAPTLIGGTWQQQFSGPAETDSVMAAALSALDTGQGLKVLGFDMQGATRSGNLRVRVAMNALSHTDNELRIGLFRGDGSVPAGLATARLLAGKTTHLIKSFDLENVKSTESLRVHAGPGRPGNIFLNGDGKGGRQKMALYPVLIVVERDLATTDTPFPDDDGTVAFARTLNLVQPHSDPSPAGRNKVSCRDAFAGPDTGVFLAFGQSQAANTGIQKYESQRDVINFNFLDSGCYAAKDPLLGASNLMGSVWSRLGDLLIDSGAYRRVVVAPIAVGGTFLSEWMPGGKQHHRLSLALQRLNRAEAKVAGFLWQQGEAEAGRTDMSVSEYKSGFLEMLASIRAQGFSAPVYVAVSTYCGALAKRNAENIRRALQELAAENADILPGPDTDAIGVDQRHDGCHFDGPGQDRAADMWADAIRAR; encoded by the coding sequence ATGTGGAAACATAGTCGCCTTATCGCCAATATCCTGATCCTCCTGTCGCTTTGCGGTGTGACAGGGGCCATGTGGGCCATTTATCGGGCGGCAAACGTGACATTCGATCCCTGGCTCCTTGCCTTCGCCGCGGGCGGGGTGATTGCCATCGGGCTTTTGTTTTCGCTTGCCTTCAATTTCGCCGCGAAACTCCTGATCGCGGCGATTGCCTTTGCAACCGTCCTTGCCGCCTATGCCGGCAATCATGTACTGGAACTTACGGGCCGCAACCTGCTGCATATTTTCGATGCGACGGTCGCCCGGCAACAGATTCCGGTGGCGCCGCCTCCAGCCGACCCCGCCCCGGTCACAGCAACTGCGCAGACTCCATCTCCGGCCACTCGCAAACCGACCGTCCATTTCCAGGCGACGTATGACGCATACGGCCAGACATCCGCCGTCATTCCCGAAACCGAATCCCTGGCTCGGGTCTCCGATGGCGCCAGCATTCTCGGCTACAGTTTCGTTCCGGCAAACAACGCCGGCACTATAGAGATATCGGTGCAGGCGAATGCCTATGCCCAGACCGATAACGGGCTGGTTGTCGCCATCTTCCAGACCGGACGCGCTCAACCACTGAAACTGGCACGGATTGCCCTGCGGGCCGGTGAGCGAGGGTTTCTCGAAACCAGCGTTCGTGTCTCCTTTATCACGCGGGGACCAATGACCTTAGATGTCCGCGTCGGGCCATCGCGCCCGGGCACCATCTATATAAACGGTGATGCGACGGGAAAGCAGACCGTTCCCCGCCTGCCTGGCCTTACCATTACGGAAACACCGGATGCAGCCGCAGGAACCGGTAACCCATCTGGTCCCGCTATCGTCGACGCGGCGATACTGCCCGCGCCAACGCTGATTGGCGGAACGTGGCAGCAGCAGTTTTCCGGGCCGGCGGAAACGGATTCGGTGATGGCAGCGGCGTTATCCGCGCTCGACACGGGCCAGGGATTGAAGGTATTGGGCTTTGATATGCAGGGCGCGACGCGATCCGGAAACCTGCGTGTCCGAGTCGCAATGAACGCACTTTCCCACACGGACAACGAACTGCGTATCGGATTGTTTCGTGGCGATGGATCCGTTCCCGCCGGTCTGGCAACAGCGCGTTTGCTCGCAGGCAAAACGACCCACCTGATCAAGTCTTTTGACCTGGAGAATGTAAAATCAACAGAGAGTCTGAGGGTTCATGCCGGTCCGGGCCGCCCTGGCAATATATTTCTGAATGGCGACGGCAAAGGCGGCCGCCAGAAAATGGCGCTTTATCCCGTGTTGATTGTGGTGGAACGCGACCTAGCAACAACGGACACGCCTTTCCCCGACGATGACGGGACTGTCGCCTTCGCCAGGACTCTGAATCTGGTGCAACCGCATTCGGATCCTTCGCCCGCGGGGCGCAACAAGGTATCCTGCCGTGACGCCTTCGCGGGGCCGGATACGGGCGTGTTCCTTGCATTCGGGCAATCCCAGGCGGCCAACACCGGAATTCAAAAATACGAATCGCAGCGCGATGTCATTAATTTCAACTTTCTCGATTCCGGCTGCTACGCGGCAAAAGACCCGTTGCTGGGCGCCAGCAATCTGATGGGTAGCGTCTGGTCTCGTCTTGGGGACCTGCTGATCGATTCGGGCGCGTACCGTCGCGTCGTTGTGGCGCCCATTGCGGTCGGCGGGACGTTCCTCAGCGAATGGATGCCGGGCGGAAAGCAGCATCATCGCCTGTCGCTGGCGCTGCAGCGACTAAACCGCGCCGAGGCAAAGGTTGCCGGTTTCCTGTGGCAGCAGGGCGAGGCCGAAGCCGGCCGCACCGATATGAGCGTCTCGGAATACAAGAGCGGGTTTCTCGAAATGCTCGCCTCCATCCGTGCGCAGGGATTCTCCGCGCCGGTCTATGTCGCGGTATCCACTTATTGCGGCGCACTGGCCAAACGCAACGCCGAAAACATTCGCCGCGCCCTTCAGGAACTGGCGGCGGAAAACGCCGATATCCTTCCTGGTCCGGATACGGATGCGATCGGGGTGGATCAGCGCCATGACGGCTGCCATTTCGACGGCCCCGGCCAGGACCGGGCCGCCGACATGTGGGCCGATGCGATACGCGCGCGTTAA